AAGTTGGGACGATACATAAAAAACCGTTGATTCAACAGTCCATATTCCCTACGTTTATCTTCACGAATTGCAATTGAGTGTTGATAGAAAGTACCATTTGGCAATTGTTGATAGTCCCATATAATAGGTTCTTTGTCAGAAAATTGCACATTTATGAAGGCATTTAAATGCCCCATATAATATCGACCTAGGAGATTAAATCGATTACCAATTCCTTGTTTATGAACATCACGAGATAGTAGTAATAATCTTGTTACTTCCAAACCTCCAGTTGCTAAAATATAGCGCTGGGCGCGAACTATAAACTTATTTTTTCTCAAGGAAGAAACATTTAAATACTCAACCTTACTGCCATTTTCATCAGTAGCAATATTTAAACAATTAGCATATAAAACAACATTGATATTTCCAGACTTTTTTAAGATATCTAAGTATCGCTTGCCAAAATTTGTCGGTGGACTAAATAGATATAATTGCTCAAGGGAGATATCTTCTGATTTTAAACCCGGAATCATCGATTTCGAGTCTTCAATGTCAGGAAAGATATTTTTCACTGAATAATTATAAGCGCCAATTTCGCAGTAAGTATTTGCCCGTTCATAATAAGGAGCTAAATCTTTTTTAGTAATCGGCCAACCACTATAAGGTATATGGGATTGATATTCAAAGTCAGATTCATCAAATGGTATACATCTACCGCCCCAGGCTGTAGTTGCTCCACCCAAATGTCTACGCCTATACTCTTCTAAAGTGGTATGAGTTTTCCGGTCTACTTCTCCCTGATTTAAAGACTCCAGACTTTGTTCATACTTTAGTCCTCCACTCTCCAGTAGAATAACTTTCATATCCTGGTTAGAGAATTCATGCGCCAATGTAATACCAGCCGCACCACCACCAACAATACAGATATCACAATCAAGGGTTTCGCCCTCGGCTATACTACGACCATCTATAATCATATTATTTTCCGGTTTTTAATTTTTGATAAATAAAGTTAACTAGTGTTGGTCGTCATTTGTCATTGATTTTTTTCAGAAATCAATGACAAATGACCAATGACCAATGACAAATGACAAATGACCAATGACAAATGACAAATGACATTAGTTGCTGATGCTAACTTTTTGCTTAGTAACTTGTTGCACACGAGAAGCAAAATATTTTCTAATTACCTGAATGTTTTTCTCAACTTCACTGCGAGAATAGCTAGGATAGGTTGGTAAATAGATTAGCTCTTGCTCAACTTTGCGGGAATTGGGACAATCGCGATAAAATTCTGCAAAGCGGGGTGAATCAGCTGTGCTGGTAAAATGACCGGCTGCTATATCTCGATTATGTTTGAACATAAATCGCAGCAAATCTTCCCGCTGCTCATATTGGATTGGAAACCAAAGATATGTATGAGAGCCATCGGTTCGCACAGGCGGTAAGATTAATTCTGCAATATCTTTCAGCCCCTGGTAATAAAGCTGGGCGTTGTCAATTCTCGTCTTGATATCACGATCAATGCGGTTAAGCTGTGATAAAGCCAGGCGAGCTTGGAATGGTGTATACGACGATTTGTATACATCAGGTAGCTCTTTTGCTGGCTTGCTTACCTGGGGGTTTCTGCGGACTTTTTCGTTGACAAATTCAACATTTTTCAGGTAACTATATCGTAGAATTCGGTAGGTTAATAGCTGAAAGAGGATAGGTAAGCCAGCGATATCGTGTATCAATCCTGATTTGACTTTTCGCGTAATACCGGGAAGCGGGGGAGAGGAGAAAGTTTTTATCTCAGCACGGATTTTTTCTACCACATCTGCTCGATGAGAAATTACCGCTCCTCCCAGCCAGGTAGTTAAATTTTTATGCATTTCAAAGCTGAAGACACCAACATCCCCAATTGTCCCCACGGCTTTTCCTTGCTCGTAGACGCCAAAGGACTGAGCAGAATCTTCAATCATGGGGATGTGGAAGCGATCGCAAATTTGCTTGATGCGGTGCGCCTCGGCTGCTATTCCATGCAAATGAGTAATCAAAACAGCACCCGTATTTGGGGTAATCAGACGCTCGACTTCAGCAGGAGAGATATTGCAACTTTCGCGCTCCACATCCGCAAATACTGGTTGTCCTCCCGCAAAAATCACCATATTGACCACATCGGTAATGGTGTAAGGCGACAAAATCACTTCTTGTCCAGGCTTGATTAAAGCTTTGAGTGCAAGGTATATCCCCACTCGACACTGATAAACGCAAACTGCGTGCTGAATATCAAAACGTTCACAAAGCGCCTGTTCAAACCGTTCAATATCTTTTCTATCTTTCTGTAATCGCCCCCCCAGAACATAACCTAAATACATCAGGTAACTGTTCAAACTTGTATAAAGGCGATTTTTAGGATTAGGTCTCAAACTCAGCATATTTTTTCTGGACTTTAAACTTTTGTTTTCACCTAGCCGCGTTGTTAAGCAAACACAATTTTTATATACTTATTGGGATAATACCACAAAACTTTTAGCCAGAGGTATATTGAAATACTTAATTAACACTCCACTGACGACATTTATTTGTCATTAAAGCTACTTAAACCTAAGTATTGTTGATGCAGGTGAAGCATCAACCATTCACCACGCATCACTCAGGACAAGGAAAGAAATTTTTCCCTAGAGCTAGTCCTAAGCTGACAATTTTATAGACAAAGTTATACTTACGTTGACAAATATTGAGAAAAATCAAGAGAATTTAGTTGAAAAAATCAAATACTTGATATATAATATCAAGATATTAAGTATTGGATAAGACTATTGCCGACGCGAAAACCAAGCTTTGATAGTGATAGTCTTTTGGAAAATCTTAAGCATTAGAAAGATCGCGTTGGGCTACAGCGTGTAAGTCTACTGAGGGATAACCGCTCCCATGCTCCCGTTGAAGTAGAAAGTAAAGTCTAGCTTTGTCTAGGTTTTATATAGCAGTGATGCTGAAATTACCGCTAGAATCTAAGCTAGTACAAGCGGACTGTTAGAAGCATGGAATGTCTGAGTTAATTCTGTTTTGGCATCGTCGAGATTTACGTATTTGTGATAATACAGGACTGGCTGCAGCCCGCAGGCAAAGTCCGAAAGTGGTGGGCGTGTTTTGCCTAGATCCCAATCTTCTGGAACGGGATGATGTCGCGCCGGTGAGAGTAACTTACATGATTGGCTGTTTGCAGGGTCTACAAGAGCGCTATGCTGAAGCTGGTAGCCAATTGTTAATCCTACACACCAATCCTGTGCAAGGTATCCCAGCTTTAGCGGCGGATTTGAACGCCAAGGCTGTTTTTTGGAATTGGGATGTGGAACCATATTCTCAAGAACGCGATCGCGCCGTTATTTCTGCCTTGAAAGCAAAAGGCATTGAGTTTCTAGATCACAATTGGGATCAGATCCTCCACTCACCAGAGGAGATTCACACAGGTACTAAAAATCCTTACACAGTTTACACGCCATTTTGGAAAAATTGGAGTAGCAAACACAAAGGTAAACCAGTAGAAACTCTGGAAAATACTGAAGGGTTGACAGCAGATGAGCAGGAAATTGTCAAGGAAGCAGGCTCAATTGCCTTACCAACAGCCAAAGATTTAGGATTTGTTTGGGATGGAGAATTGATTTTGCCACCAACAGAGGCAGCGGCGCAAGCACGGTTGGCAGAATTTACGAATTACGCCATCAATGAATATCAAGAACAGCGGAATTTTCCTGCAGTTGAGGGGACATCGCAACTGAGTGCGGCTTTGAAATTTGGCGTCCTGGGGATTCGCACCCTTTGGCAAACCACCTTAGAACTGCTAGAAAATACCCGCAGTGAAGAAGTAGAAGCCAGTATCCGCACATGGCAACAAGAACTGGCTTGGCGGGAGTTTTACCAACATGCAATGTATCATTTCCCAGAGTTAGCAGAAGGTGCTTTTCGTGACAATTTCCAAAATTTCCCTTGGCAAAACAACGAAGAATATTTTCAAGCTTGGTGTGAGGGGAAAACTGGTTATCCCATCGTCGATGCAGCCATGCGTCAAATGAAGGAAATCGGCTGGATGCACAACCGTTGTCGGATGATTGTCGCTAGTTTTTTGACCAAAGATTTGATTATTAATCCCCAATGGGGAGAAAAATATTTTATGCAACGGCTAATTGACGGCGATTTATCTGCTAATAATGGCGGTTGGCAATGGAGTGCTTCGAGTGGGATGGACCCCAAACCTTTGCGGATTTTCAACCCCGCCAGTCAAGCGCAAAAATTCGATCCTGAAGGCGAATATATTCGGCAATGGGTACCAGAATTGCGGTCTATAGATACAGAATATTTAGTGACCGGTAAAATTCCCCCTTTAGAACTTCAGGCTGTTGATTATCCTCAGCCAATTGTGGATCATAAACTACAGCAGCAGCGGTTTAAAATGCTTTATCAGCAACAAAAAGGCGTGATGATTTGATGCTGCTACCGGTGGAACTGGAGTAAGTAGATTGGCTATTGAACCGTACTGGCTTTGGTCGTCATGGGTAAGCATTTGAGACATATTTACATGTAGTAATATGGTTTTGTTTTTTCACGCCGACTTATACCAATTCAAAAAATATTTGCACATCGATAATCTGTAGGGGCGCAAGGCCTTGCGCCCCTACCCCAAGGCCTTGCGCCCCTACCCTATGTGTCCCATTCTTTTTTCAAATTGGGATTACAAGTATTGCGGGATAATTGGACAAATGGGTGCGTTAGCCTTCGGCATAACACACCCTACGACTATTTGTGAATGGGCTTACCACAGGGATAAGTCGCTACTTCCTGGGAACCACTCTCAGCTACAGATGGCTGTGCAATCGCCGCCAAATAATCTTGCTGCAGTTTATTCAATATCGCTTCTC
The Gloeotrichia echinulata CP02 DNA segment above includes these coding regions:
- a CDS encoding GMC family oxidoreductase, producing MIIDGRSIAEGETLDCDICIVGGGAAGITLAHEFSNQDMKVILLESGGLKYEQSLESLNQGEVDRKTHTTLEEYRRRHLGGATTAWGGRCIPFDESDFEYQSHIPYSGWPITKKDLAPYYERANTYCEIGAYNYSVKNIFPDIEDSKSMIPGLKSEDISLEQLYLFSPPTNFGKRYLDILKKSGNINVVLYANCLNIATDENGSKVEYLNVSSLRKNKFIVRAQRYILATGGLEVTRLLLLSRDVHKQGIGNRFNLLGRYYMGHLNAFINVQFSDKEPIIWDYQQLPNGTFYQHSIAIREDKRREYGLLNQRFFMYRPNFTDPSHQNSILSAAYLAKSLIKKTKVVDFGEHIKNIVVDTPGMLDFSYKWITKRILSKHKLPSVLVENKSHLHTLRIDSEQVPNPNSQVSLSDKKDIFGLNQLKVDWRSSELDIVSIEKSIEVFQQALEKSGVGKVVSVPRISSAPQGGHHLGTTRMSSVPQHGVVDENCKVHDVSNLYIASSSVFTTASYANPTLTVLALAIRLADHITAVFT
- a CDS encoding DegT/DnrJ/EryC1/StrS aminotransferase family protein, whose translation is MLSLRPNPKNRLYTSLNSYLMYLGYVLGGRLQKDRKDIERFEQALCERFDIQHAVCVYQCRVGIYLALKALIKPGQEVILSPYTITDVVNMVIFAGGQPVFADVERESCNISPAEVERLITPNTGAVLITHLHGIAAEAHRIKQICDRFHIPMIEDSAQSFGVYEQGKAVGTIGDVGVFSFEMHKNLTTWLGGAVISHRADVVEKIRAEIKTFSSPPLPGITRKVKSGLIHDIAGLPILFQLLTYRILRYSYLKNVEFVNEKVRRNPQVSKPAKELPDVYKSSYTPFQARLALSQLNRIDRDIKTRIDNAQLYYQGLKDIAELILPPVRTDGSHTYLWFPIQYEQREDLLRFMFKHNRDIAAGHFTSTADSPRFAEFYRDCPNSRKVEQELIYLPTYPSYSRSEVEKNIQVIRKYFASRVQQVTKQKVSISN
- a CDS encoding FAD-binding domain-containing protein, with the protein product MSELILFWHRRDLRICDNTGLAAARRQSPKVVGVFCLDPNLLERDDVAPVRVTYMIGCLQGLQERYAEAGSQLLILHTNPVQGIPALAADLNAKAVFWNWDVEPYSQERDRAVISALKAKGIEFLDHNWDQILHSPEEIHTGTKNPYTVYTPFWKNWSSKHKGKPVETLENTEGLTADEQEIVKEAGSIALPTAKDLGFVWDGELILPPTEAAAQARLAEFTNYAINEYQEQRNFPAVEGTSQLSAALKFGVLGIRTLWQTTLELLENTRSEEVEASIRTWQQELAWREFYQHAMYHFPELAEGAFRDNFQNFPWQNNEEYFQAWCEGKTGYPIVDAAMRQMKEIGWMHNRCRMIVASFLTKDLIINPQWGEKYFMQRLIDGDLSANNGGWQWSASSGMDPKPLRIFNPASQAQKFDPEGEYIRQWVPELRSIDTEYLVTGKIPPLELQAVDYPQPIVDHKLQQQRFKMLYQQQKGVMI